A genomic stretch from Leptospira licerasiae serovar Varillal str. VAR 010 includes:
- the gcvH gene encoding glycine cleavage system protein GcvH, translated as MAVTNAPPGYKFTEKHEWVKVEGDTALIGISDYAQAALGDIVFVDLPKVGKSIKQFDTFGTIESVKAAEDLYAPISGEVVEVNGNLSKNPAAVNSDPFGSWMIRVKGINSSELEKLLDPESYRELVSKLD; from the coding sequence ATGGCAGTAACTAACGCTCCTCCAGGCTACAAGTTCACAGAAAAACACGAATGGGTAAAAGTAGAAGGCGACACCGCATTGATCGGGATCTCTGATTATGCTCAAGCGGCACTCGGAGATATCGTTTTTGTGGACCTTCCAAAAGTAGGGAAATCCATCAAACAATTCGACACATTCGGTACAATAGAATCCGTAAAAGCGGCAGAAGATTTATACGCTCCTATCAGCGGAGAAGTAGTCGAAGTTAATGGAAACCTTTCCAAAAACCCGGCCGCGGTGAATTCGGATCCTTTCGGGTCTTGGATGATCCGAGTCAAAGGGATCAATTCTTCCGAATTGGAGAAATTATTAGATCCCGAATCTTACAGAGAATTAGTAAGCAAACTGGATTAG
- the gcvP gene encoding aminomethyl-transferring glycine dehydrogenase, translated as MSTATWNESGKQTEVKHPLDPLDTFSRRHIGPDAGQIKEMLSTLGLSGLEELVAKAVPDGIRLEKALDLPKASTERKILNDLKKIASKNKLYRSYIGSGYQASVMPGVIQRNILENPGWYTAYTPYQAEISQGRLEALLNFQTMIMDLTGLEISNASLLDEATAAAEAAFLAYGIRKNETSKLLFISELCHPQTIDVVRTRALPLGIEVKVGNHLNAELNEDYFAVIVQYPGTEGTIYNYESFFQLAHNVGALTICAADLLSLTVLKAPGEFGADIAVGSTQRFGLPYGFGGPHAGYFATKDEFKRNMPGRLIGVSKDSQGNPGLRLSLQTREQHIRRDKATSNICTAQVLLAVLSSMYAVYHGPKGLKDIAIRVHRLTETLAKNLEKAGFLTQNKTFFDTIVLDLGSKAQTYIDAASKKEINFRSLGNGKISIALDETVEVSDLEDILSVFGISKIDLSLEGISIPNEFIRTSEYLTHPVFNSHHTETKMLRYIRKLESRDLSLTTSMIPLGSCTMKLNATVEMFPITWPEFSNIHPFAPASQTEGYRTVFSQLESWLSQVTGFPGISLQPNAGSQGEYAGLLAIRNYHISRGNKDRDICLIPISAHGTNPASAAMVGFKVVVVACDSEGNVDLEDLKAKAKEHSKNLAALMITYPSTHGVYEEPIKEICSIIHENGGQVYMDGANMNAQVGITRPANIGADVCHLNLHKTFCIPHGGGGPGVGPIGVAEHLKPFLPGHPLVDNGTGNEHGAVSAAPWGSASIVLISWVYIALLGTEGLEQATKAAILNANYIAKRLENYFPVLYKGKNGFVAHECILDVRPFKKTSGVEVEDIAKRLMDYGFHAPTMSFPVPGTLMIEPTESESQEELDRFCEAMISIHSEIQEIEQGKADAKDNPLKNAPHTSAMVISDNWDHAYSREKAAYPSAWTKEHKFWPYVGRIDNVYGDRNLVCSCLPPEAYL; from the coding sequence ATGAGTACGGCAACTTGGAACGAATCCGGCAAACAAACTGAAGTGAAGCACCCGCTCGATCCTTTGGATACTTTTTCCAGAAGGCATATAGGACCTGATGCAGGTCAGATCAAGGAAATGTTGTCTACACTCGGATTGTCCGGGTTGGAAGAGTTGGTAGCAAAAGCCGTCCCTGACGGGATCCGGTTAGAAAAAGCCTTGGATCTTCCTAAGGCTTCTACAGAGAGAAAGATCTTAAATGATCTGAAAAAGATCGCTTCTAAAAACAAGTTGTATCGTTCTTATATCGGTTCCGGTTACCAAGCGAGCGTAATGCCTGGAGTGATCCAAAGAAATATTTTGGAAAACCCGGGTTGGTACACCGCTTACACTCCTTATCAGGCCGAAATTTCCCAAGGAAGATTAGAGGCACTTCTGAATTTCCAAACCATGATCATGGATCTAACGGGTTTGGAGATCTCAAACGCTTCCTTATTGGATGAGGCTACCGCTGCCGCAGAAGCAGCATTCTTAGCTTACGGAATTCGTAAAAACGAAACATCCAAATTACTTTTTATCTCCGAGCTATGTCATCCCCAAACAATCGATGTGGTCCGTACCAGAGCGCTTCCTCTCGGAATAGAAGTTAAAGTCGGAAATCATTTAAACGCAGAACTAAACGAAGATTATTTTGCGGTAATCGTTCAATATCCCGGAACAGAAGGAACTATTTATAATTACGAAAGTTTCTTCCAACTCGCTCATAATGTTGGAGCTCTAACAATCTGTGCAGCGGATCTACTTTCTCTTACTGTTCTAAAAGCTCCTGGAGAGTTCGGAGCGGATATCGCTGTAGGAAGTACCCAAAGATTCGGATTGCCTTACGGATTCGGCGGACCTCACGCAGGTTACTTTGCTACCAAAGACGAATTCAAAAGAAATATGCCCGGAAGACTGATAGGAGTTTCCAAGGACAGCCAAGGAAATCCGGGACTTAGACTTTCTCTACAGACAAGAGAGCAACATATCAGAAGAGATAAAGCGACTTCGAATATTTGCACAGCTCAAGTTCTATTAGCTGTTCTATCTTCTATGTATGCGGTCTATCATGGACCTAAAGGTCTAAAAGATATCGCTATTAGAGTTCATAGACTGACCGAAACATTGGCAAAAAATTTGGAGAAGGCAGGCTTTCTTACCCAAAACAAAACATTCTTCGATACGATTGTTTTAGATTTAGGGTCCAAGGCTCAAACATATATAGATGCAGCTTCTAAAAAAGAGATCAATTTCAGAAGTTTAGGAAATGGTAAAATTTCCATCGCTCTAGATGAAACCGTAGAAGTTTCCGATCTAGAAGATATTCTTTCCGTATTCGGTATCTCTAAGATCGATCTTTCTTTAGAAGGAATTTCTATCCCGAACGAATTTATCAGAACTTCCGAATATCTTACACATCCTGTATTCAATTCCCATCATACGGAAACAAAGATGTTGAGATATATTAGAAAGTTGGAATCCAGAGATCTTTCTCTTACTACTTCCATGATCCCTTTGGGTTCTTGTACTATGAAACTCAATGCTACAGTAGAAATGTTCCCTATAACTTGGCCTGAGTTCTCTAATATTCACCCATTCGCGCCTGCGTCACAAACGGAAGGATACAGAACTGTATTCTCTCAATTGGAATCTTGGCTTTCTCAAGTAACTGGATTCCCGGGAATTTCTCTGCAACCAAATGCAGGTTCACAAGGAGAATATGCAGGACTTCTCGCGATCCGAAACTATCATATCAGCAGAGGAAATAAGGACAGAGATATTTGTCTGATCCCAATCTCTGCGCACGGAACAAACCCGGCTTCTGCTGCGATGGTCGGATTCAAAGTGGTAGTGGTCGCCTGCGATTCAGAAGGAAACGTAGATTTAGAAGATCTAAAAGCAAAAGCAAAAGAACATTCTAAAAATCTGGCTGCACTGATGATCACCTACCCTTCCACTCACGGAGTGTACGAAGAGCCAATCAAAGAGATCTGCTCCATCATTCACGAGAATGGAGGACAGGTCTATATGGACGGAGCGAATATGAACGCTCAAGTGGGTATCACAAGACCTGCAAATATAGGCGCAGATGTTTGCCATCTGAACTTACACAAAACATTCTGTATTCCTCACGGTGGTGGCGGACCCGGAGTAGGACCGATCGGAGTTGCAGAACATCTAAAACCGTTCCTGCCCGGTCATCCTCTTGTAGATAACGGAACAGGCAACGAACATGGTGCAGTTTCCGCAGCCCCATGGGGAAGCGCAAGTATCGTTCTGATCTCTTGGGTGTACATTGCACTCTTAGGAACGGAAGGCTTGGAACAAGCAACCAAAGCCGCGATACTAAACGCAAATTATATCGCAAAACGTTTAGAAAACTATTTCCCAGTGCTTTACAAAGGTAAAAATGGATTCGTTGCTCACGAATGTATCCTGGACGTAAGACCTTTCAAAAAGACCAGCGGTGTAGAAGTAGAGGATATTGCAAAACGTCTGATGGATTACGGATTCCATGCACCTACAATGTCCTTCCCCGTTCCCGGAACTTTGATGATAGAACCAACCGAATCGGAATCCCAAGAAGAATTGGACCGTTTCTGTGAGGCGATGATCTCTATCCATTCAGAGATCCAAGAGATCGAGCAAGGCAAAGCGGATGCTAAAGATAATCCTCTTAAAAATGCACCTCACACTTCTGCGATGGTGATCTCCGACAATTGGGATCATGCTTATTCTAGAGAAAAAGCAGCCTACCCTTCGGCTTGGACCAAAGAGCATAAGTTCTGGCCTTATGTAGGAAGAATAGATAACGTGTATGGAGATAGGAATTTAGTTTGTTCCTGTCTTCCTCCGGAAGCGTATCTTTAA
- a CDS encoding biosynthetic peptidoglycan transglycosylase codes for MSEGNHFLHRWFFFGLRSILVLVFLLLIYYQTFPEKRILFRENKLVYLPENLESVSLENDWVRLEELPPGSLEYLVEVEDYRFYRHRGYSLADIQSSIIQAVFLFRRLRGASTLDQQLARTLFLSRDKTLIRKLREIRIAQALDEELGKKGVLEYYLNLVYWGRGLNGIYRSSKYYFNKHPGKLLPREFKALVQILKKPDAYSREEVRALSLEY; via the coding sequence ATGAGCGAAGGAAATCATTTTTTACATAGATGGTTTTTCTTTGGGCTTAGGAGTATTCTGGTATTAGTGTTCCTTCTCCTTATCTATTACCAAACCTTTCCTGAAAAAAGAATATTATTTAGAGAGAACAAACTAGTCTATCTGCCCGAAAATTTAGAGTCAGTGTCACTCGAAAACGATTGGGTAAGACTAGAAGAATTACCCCCTGGAAGTTTGGAATACCTGGTAGAAGTAGAAGACTACAGATTCTACAGACATAGAGGATATTCTTTGGCTGATATACAATCTTCTATCATACAAGCAGTCTTTTTGTTCAGAAGATTAAGAGGTGCCAGTACTCTGGATCAACAGCTTGCTAGAACATTATTTTTATCCAGGGACAAAACATTAATTCGTAAATTAAGAGAGATCCGAATTGCACAGGCTCTAGACGAAGAATTAGGTAAGAAAGGAGTTTTAGAATATTATTTGAATTTAGTATACTGGGGGAGAGGATTAAACGGGATCTATAGATCTTCCAAATATTATTTTAATAAACATCCTGGAAAACTTCTTCCGAGAGAATTCAAAGCGTTGGTCCAAATATTAAAAAAACCGGATGCATATTCCAGAGAAGAAGTCAGAGCGCTTTCTTTGGAATATTGA
- a CDS encoding RibD family protein, producing MSGRFVSVNMAMTLDGKVCRPDGKWYGLSSRNDKRRMDQIRSEADALIVGKNSLLNDDPVTHLRYVESEKEPRAIILVRTGTLPSDRKVFHFSKVKPLLFCTSKNESQVRSELTELAEIISLKGEDLDPEIILKELEKRGHSKILLEGGPRLNDSFFRKGLVDRLYLTIVPYFIGQSGLPSITGGGSAYHNFDKATWKLVSSEQLEQEVFLIYDKQNDPEVQ from the coding sequence ATGAGCGGTCGTTTTGTATCCGTGAACATGGCAATGACCTTGGACGGAAAGGTATGCCGGCCCGATGGAAAATGGTACGGCCTTTCTTCCAGAAACGATAAAAGAAGAATGGACCAAATCCGCTCAGAAGCCGACGCTCTCATCGTCGGAAAAAATAGCCTTCTTAACGACGACCCGGTCACCCATCTAAGATACGTTGAGTCTGAGAAGGAGCCAAGAGCCATTATACTTGTTCGAACCGGCACATTACCTTCCGACAGAAAAGTATTCCATTTTTCTAAAGTAAAACCTCTGCTGTTTTGTACTTCCAAAAATGAATCCCAGGTTAGATCCGAATTAACCGAGCTCGCTGAGATCATATCATTAAAGGGAGAAGATCTGGATCCAGAGATCATTTTGAAAGAATTGGAAAAAAGAGGTCACTCCAAAATACTTTTAGAGGGCGGCCCTCGACTGAATGATTCCTTTTTCAGAAAGGGATTAGTGGATAGACTCTATCTTACTATAGTCCCATACTTTATAGGGCAATCCGGCTTGCCTTCGATTACCGGCGGAGGATCCGCGTATCATAACTTCGACAAAGCGACTTGGAAGCTGGTATCTTCCGAACAGTTAGAGCAGGAAGTATTTTTAATTTACGACAAACAAAACGATCCTGAAGTACAATGA
- a CDS encoding (2Fe-2S)-binding protein produces the protein MNSSDFSQIDLNALMRPRKVCVCNQVSEEDITNSIRRGNDTLGKLMRDTSCCTGCGTCRGRVLKLLSETLASKPQ, from the coding sequence ATGAATTCTTCCGACTTTAGTCAAATAGACCTGAACGCCCTGATGCGACCCAGAAAGGTTTGCGTATGCAACCAAGTATCCGAAGAGGATATTACAAATTCTATCCGCAGAGGGAATGACACTTTGGGTAAATTGATGAGAGACACAAGTTGTTGTACCGGTTGTGGTACTTGCAGAGGAAGAGTTCTCAAATTACTTTCCGAAACCCTCGCTTCCAAACCCCAATGA